One Streptomyces sp. NBC_01217 genomic region harbors:
- the bla gene encoding class A beta-lactamase: MLKSSRGASRRAVLAGGLGAVLTAVPMSSAAYASGRGNQTVRQLRHLERLHAARLGVFAWNTVTGRTVLHRGDERFPMCSTFKTLAVGAVLRDLDHDGTFLSKVIHYTEKDIERSGGAPVTGRPENLAQGMTVEALCGAAVSQSDNTAANLLLEELGGPTSVTRFCRSVGDSVTRLDRWEPELNSAEPGRVTDTTTPRAIGRTYARLASGHVLEPEDRNRLTGWLLAGTTGDKRLRAGLPDGWTVGDKTGTGSYGTANDVAIAWPPCQGPIVMAVLSTKHDVDAAADDPLIADAAVILAAALV, translated from the coding sequence ATCTTGAAATCGAGCAGGGGTGCTTCGCGTCGTGCAGTGCTTGCCGGTGGCCTGGGGGCGGTGCTGACCGCTGTTCCCATGTCATCGGCCGCGTACGCCTCCGGTCGGGGGAACCAGACGGTACGGCAGTTACGGCATCTGGAACGACTGCATGCTGCCCGGCTGGGGGTGTTCGCATGGAACACGGTGACAGGCAGGACCGTCCTCCATCGGGGAGATGAACGCTTCCCCATGTGTTCGACCTTCAAGACCCTGGCCGTCGGGGCAGTCCTCAGGGACCTCGACCATGACGGGACGTTCCTTTCGAAGGTCATCCACTACACGGAGAAGGACATCGAGAGGTCGGGAGGCGCGCCGGTCACCGGGCGGCCCGAGAATCTCGCGCAGGGGATGACGGTCGAGGCTCTGTGCGGCGCGGCCGTCTCGCAGAGCGACAACACCGCGGCGAACCTCCTGCTGGAGGAGCTCGGCGGACCGACCTCCGTCACACGCTTCTGCCGGTCCGTCGGTGACTCGGTGACCCGGCTCGACCGCTGGGAGCCGGAGCTGAACTCCGCGGAACCAGGGCGGGTCACCGACACCACCACCCCCCGTGCCATCGGCAGGACCTACGCGCGGCTCGCCTCCGGGCACGTCCTGGAGCCGGAGGACCGGAATCGATTGACCGGCTGGCTGCTGGCCGGCACGACCGGCGACAAACGCCTGCGCGCCGGCCTCCCCGACGGCTGGACCGTCGGCGACAAGACCGGCACCGGAAGCTACGGGACGGCCAACGACGTGGCCATCGCCTGGCCGCCCTGCCAGGGACCGATCGTGATGGCCGTTCTCTCGACCAAGCACGACGTCGATGCGG
- a CDS encoding ATP-binding cassette domain-containing protein: MATSTTPSASLTCSGLSFQWPDGTTVFDGLSLTVGRGRTGLVGSNGAGKSTLLRLLAGRLRPSQGSVAVGGSLAHLPQNVTLDTTLPVDEALGIAERRGALRAIESGDVDEKHFETIGDDWDVEERALATLGSLGLGNVELDRTVGRMSGGETVLLRLAALLLERPDVLLLDEPTNNLDVFARRRLYEAVDSWRSGVLVVVSHDLELLERVDRIAELRSGSVSWYGGGWSAYEEALADEQETAGRMLRAASADERRQKRELEETQVKLARRQRHGRKIEAERRLPKILAGARKRSAQESAGKLRGVQEDRLNEARERREEAAEAIHDDAEIRVSLPHTAVPAGRTVLTLNELRPRFGRLRKGSLHVHGPERIALVGRNGAGKTTLLRTLTGELAPLSGEARTFVPLRFLPQRLDVLDDELSVAANVARMAPGVTDNHIRAQLARFLFQGKRAEQPAGTLSGGERFRAALAATMLAAPAPQLLMLDEPTNNLDIAGVRRLTSALKSYEGALVIAGHDLPFLESVGITRWLLLAEELRDTTAEEVSDLLSAPEAGRADA; encoded by the coding sequence ATGGCGACATCCACCACCCCCAGCGCCTCCCTCACCTGCTCCGGCCTGTCCTTCCAGTGGCCGGACGGCACGACCGTCTTCGACGGGCTCTCCCTCACCGTCGGCCGGGGCCGCACCGGGCTCGTCGGCAGCAACGGCGCGGGCAAGTCCACGCTGCTGCGTTTGCTGGCCGGCCGACTGCGCCCTTCCCAGGGCTCGGTGGCCGTCGGCGGCAGCCTCGCCCACCTCCCTCAGAACGTCACCCTCGACACGACACTGCCTGTGGACGAGGCCCTGGGCATCGCCGAGCGGCGCGGCGCGCTGCGCGCCATCGAATCCGGCGATGTGGACGAGAAGCACTTCGAGACGATCGGCGACGACTGGGACGTCGAGGAACGAGCACTCGCGACCCTCGGGTCGCTCGGACTCGGCAACGTCGAACTGGACCGCACCGTGGGCCGGATGTCCGGCGGGGAAACCGTCCTGCTGCGCCTGGCCGCGCTGCTGCTGGAGCGTCCCGACGTGCTCCTGCTGGACGAACCGACCAACAACCTCGATGTATTCGCCCGCCGCAGGCTCTACGAGGCCGTCGACTCCTGGCGCTCCGGTGTCCTCGTCGTCGTCAGCCACGACCTGGAACTGCTGGAGCGCGTGGACCGCATCGCCGAACTGCGCTCCGGCTCCGTGAGCTGGTACGGAGGCGGCTGGTCAGCCTACGAAGAGGCTCTGGCCGACGAACAGGAGACCGCAGGGCGGATGCTGCGGGCCGCTTCTGCCGACGAACGCCGACAGAAGCGCGAGCTGGAGGAGACCCAGGTCAAGCTGGCTCGCCGCCAGCGGCACGGCAGGAAGATCGAGGCCGAGCGACGGCTCCCGAAGATCCTCGCCGGTGCCCGCAAGCGGTCCGCGCAGGAGTCGGCGGGCAAGCTCCGCGGCGTCCAGGAGGACCGGCTCAACGAGGCGCGCGAGCGTCGCGAAGAGGCCGCGGAAGCCATCCACGACGATGCCGAGATCCGTGTGAGCCTGCCCCACACCGCCGTTCCCGCCGGCCGCACCGTGCTGACCCTGAACGAACTGCGCCCCCGATTCGGCAGGCTGCGCAAGGGCAGCCTGCATGTGCACGGGCCCGAGCGGATCGCGCTCGTCGGGCGCAACGGCGCGGGCAAGACGACGCTGCTGCGCACCCTCACCGGCGAGCTGGCTCCGCTGTCCGGCGAGGCCAGGACGTTCGTACCGCTGCGGTTCCTTCCCCAGCGGCTGGATGTGCTGGACGACGAGCTGAGCGTCGCGGCGAACGTGGCACGCATGGCCCCCGGGGTCACCGACAACCACATCCGCGCCCAGCTCGCACGCTTCCTGTTCCAGGGGAAGCGGGCGGAACAGCCGGCGGGCACCCTCTCGGGCGGAGAGCGCTTCCGGGCCGCGCTCGCGGCGACGATGCTCGCCGCACCGGCCCCGCAGCTGCTGATGCTGGACGAGCCGACCAACAACCTCGACATCGCCGGCGTGCGCCGGCTGACCAGCGCACTGAAGTCGTACGAAGGGGCGCTGGTGATCGCCGGTCACGACCTGCCGTTCCTCGAATCGGTCGGCATCACGCGCTGGCTGCTCCTGGCGGAGGAGCTCCGGGACACCACCGCGGAGGAGGTGAGCGACCTGCTCTCAGCACCGGAAGCGGGCCGAGCCGACGCGTAA
- a CDS encoding HD domain-containing protein, whose amino-acid sequence MPSSADLPAATGITVPDTKLAAEATELVREATDDLIYHHSRRVYFFGGLQGHNKGLSFDPELLYIGAMFHDLGLKEEFRGSGRRFEVDGADEARKFLQSHGVPEDSIRRVWTAIALHTTPGVPQLMEPEVALVTAGVEYDVLGIGYDDISDADRASIVALHPRPGFKQRILRAFTEGVEAKPETTFGNVKADVLERYVPGFARGNFVDTILDSPWPE is encoded by the coding sequence ATGCCCAGCAGTGCCGATCTCCCTGCCGCCACGGGAATCACGGTGCCCGACACCAAGCTGGCCGCCGAGGCCACCGAGCTGGTGCGCGAAGCGACCGACGACCTGATCTACCACCACTCCCGCCGTGTCTATTTCTTCGGCGGCTTGCAAGGGCACAACAAGGGGCTGAGCTTCGACCCGGAACTCCTTTACATCGGTGCCATGTTCCACGACCTGGGCCTCAAGGAGGAGTTCCGCGGCAGCGGGCGCCGGTTCGAGGTGGATGGTGCCGACGAGGCACGGAAGTTCCTGCAGAGCCACGGCGTGCCCGAGGACAGCATCCGCCGTGTCTGGACGGCGATCGCACTTCACACCACGCCGGGAGTTCCGCAGCTCATGGAGCCCGAGGTCGCGCTGGTGACCGCAGGGGTGGAGTACGACGTGCTCGGCATCGGGTACGACGACATCAGCGACGCGGACCGTGCGTCGATCGTGGCCCTCCATCCCCGTCCCGGCTTCAAGCAGCGCATTCTCCGCGCCTTCACCGAAGGCGTCGAGGCCAAGCCGGAAACCACCTTCGGCAATGTGAAGGCCGATGTCCTGGAGCGTTACGTACCCGGCTTCGCGCGCGGCAATTTCGTGGACACCATCTTGGATTCCCCCTGGCCGGAGTGA
- a CDS encoding APC family permease, translating to MTETLSAPQALAPATGPTPQKLKRSIGVVGGTLLTLSCVTPASTLFVVVPDLFSSLGTYTALTIAIGSLLCIAVAFCYSELGTLIPSAGGEYAMVSTMAGRLAGWLVFVLSLLVVMIVPPVIAMGTADYLAPVVHIPAPAAGAGVMILATLAGLLDLRANAWITGIFLVLEVIAAGVVAVLGFAHSERGASALVHGSVASSGSTTSTVTAMMVVSGLAIALFITQGFSTAVYLSEELENPRRNVARTVLATLAISTAVILVPVIAITLGAPDLAALTSGDLNTMVAAWSNSAVGTFVSLCVALAIINAGIVMVIQNSRVLFASARDKAWPEPVNNALSRLGRFGSPWVATLVVGIPGAALCFVNLDTLYGVTGVSVTGMYLLVAVAALLCRRGAHREQPAWRMPLWPAIPLLLIAVLAYILSRQETEYLVWTGGITAVATLYWALYLRPRRDTRWLVSIPEDAQP from the coding sequence ATGACCGAAACGCTCAGCGCACCCCAGGCGCTCGCCCCAGCGACCGGCCCCACACCACAGAAGCTCAAGCGTTCCATCGGCGTCGTGGGCGGAACACTGCTCACGCTCTCCTGCGTGACGCCCGCTTCGACACTCTTCGTGGTCGTACCGGACCTGTTCTCCAGCCTCGGCACATACACCGCCCTCACCATCGCCATCGGCTCGCTGCTCTGTATCGCGGTCGCCTTCTGTTACTCGGAGCTGGGCACCCTCATCCCGAGTGCGGGAGGTGAGTACGCCATGGTCTCGACCATGGCGGGACGGCTGGCGGGCTGGCTCGTCTTCGTGCTCTCCCTGCTGGTCGTGATGATCGTGCCCCCGGTCATCGCCATGGGGACGGCCGACTACCTAGCTCCCGTCGTGCACATACCGGCACCCGCCGCGGGCGCCGGCGTCATGATCCTCGCCACCCTCGCCGGGCTCCTGGACCTGCGCGCCAACGCGTGGATCACCGGGATCTTCCTCGTCCTCGAAGTGATCGCGGCGGGCGTCGTCGCCGTACTCGGGTTCGCGCACTCCGAGCGTGGGGCCTCCGCGCTGGTGCACGGGTCGGTCGCCTCGTCGGGCAGCACCACCTCCACGGTCACCGCGATGATGGTGGTCTCCGGGCTCGCGATCGCCCTCTTCATCACCCAGGGCTTCTCCACGGCCGTCTACCTCTCGGAGGAACTGGAGAACCCGCGGCGCAACGTGGCCCGCACCGTGCTCGCCACCCTAGCCATCTCCACGGCCGTCATCCTCGTCCCGGTCATCGCCATCACGCTGGGCGCCCCTGACCTCGCGGCCCTGACTTCGGGCGACCTCAACACCATGGTCGCCGCCTGGTCCAACTCGGCCGTCGGCACCTTTGTCAGCCTCTGCGTCGCCCTCGCGATCATCAACGCGGGCATCGTCATGGTCATCCAGAACTCACGGGTCCTGTTCGCCTCCGCCCGTGACAAGGCGTGGCCCGAGCCGGTCAACAACGCCCTGTCCCGGCTCGGCCGGTTCGGCTCCCCGTGGGTGGCGACCCTGGTCGTCGGCATCCCCGGCGCGGCGCTCTGCTTCGTCAACCTCGACACCCTGTACGGCGTCACCGGCGTCTCCGTCACCGGCATGTACCTGCTGGTCGCGGTCGCTGCCCTGCTCTGCCGCCGCGGCGCGCACCGCGAGCAGCCCGCCTGGCGCATGCCGCTGTGGCCCGCGATCCCTCTGCTGCTCATCGCCGTGCTCGCGTACATCCTGAGCCGGCAGGAGACGGAGTATCTGGTGTGGACCGGCGGGATCACCGCGGTCGCCACGCTCTACTGGGCGCTGTATCTGCGGCCCCGCCGCGACACCCGCTGGCTGGTCAGCATTCCGGAGGACGCGCAGCCCTGA
- a CDS encoding NAD(+)/NADH kinase has product MSVERVGIVVHQGRPEAVAAARVVRDWCAGEAVPCTAIDVWRDDARRRGGREEADVAGYPDLIVTLGGDGTFLRGARIAAKNCAAVLGVDLGRVGFLTEVPCEDVVRALDSVHRGRADVEERMTLTMRASRVLEVPKDIDALMGYGRRPMLPPPHVDQEAEAGAEGWGVALDVTALNDVVVEKLARDRQVSLGVYIGGRLLASYSADAVIMATPTGSTAYSFAAGGPVVSPRMDAVIFTPVAPHMTFNRTVVVAPDEPIAVRVLPHSGQGAVTIDGQLRGVLNAGDWIGVYAAPRRLRIIRLGPHDFYGRLRTRLRLTDAPATVADGESAPLFRPDGPVPHDLSHLHLSPAERGGAAGD; this is encoded by the coding sequence ATGAGCGTCGAGCGGGTGGGAATCGTCGTACACCAGGGCCGTCCCGAGGCCGTTGCCGCGGCGCGCGTCGTACGCGACTGGTGCGCGGGCGAAGCCGTTCCGTGCACGGCCATCGACGTGTGGCGCGACGACGCGCGTCGACGCGGCGGGCGGGAGGAGGCCGATGTCGCGGGCTACCCCGACCTCATCGTGACGCTCGGAGGCGACGGCACATTCCTGCGCGGCGCCAGGATCGCGGCCAAGAACTGCGCCGCCGTCCTGGGGGTTGACCTGGGCAGGGTCGGCTTCCTGACCGAGGTGCCGTGCGAGGACGTCGTCCGGGCGCTCGACTCCGTCCACCGCGGACGGGCGGACGTCGAGGAGCGCATGACACTGACGATGAGGGCCTCCCGCGTACTCGAAGTGCCCAAGGACATCGACGCCCTGATGGGCTACGGGCGACGCCCGATGCTGCCGCCTCCCCATGTCGACCAGGAGGCGGAGGCCGGGGCGGAGGGCTGGGGTGTGGCGCTGGACGTCACGGCCCTCAACGACGTCGTCGTCGAGAAGCTCGCGCGCGACCGGCAGGTGAGCCTCGGCGTCTACATCGGCGGCCGGCTCCTCGCGTCGTACTCCGCCGACGCCGTCATCATGGCCACGCCCACCGGGTCGACCGCGTACAGCTTCGCCGCAGGCGGCCCTGTGGTCTCGCCCCGCATGGACGCCGTCATCTTCACGCCCGTCGCACCTCACATGACCTTCAACCGCACAGTGGTCGTTGCGCCGGACGAACCGATCGCGGTTCGGGTCCTGCCCCACTCGGGGCAGGGCGCGGTCACCATCGACGGCCAACTGCGCGGCGTACTGAACGCCGGGGACTGGATCGGGGTGTACGCGGCCCCGCGCCGGCTGCGCATCATCAGGCTCGGGCCGCACGACTTCTACGGGCGGCTGCGCACACGCCTTCGTCTCACGGATGCTCCGGCCACGGTCGCCGACGGGGAGAGCGCGCCCCTGTTCCGCCCCGACGGACCCGTCCCGCACGACCTCTCCCACCTGCATCTCTCCCCGGCGGAGAGGGGCGGGGCCGCCGGTGACTGA
- a CDS encoding DUF2461 family protein, whose amino-acid sequence MSRAFSGWTEQAFELLLRLEGMPSQEAREKRRKDRERLVRQPMIALLNDVADADGAYEDFSVWGFRKDPWWWQHQAAVIRIARNVEIGLRFDLDGLRIRGGWSYPDPGQVPLFRAAVAAQGSGPELVRAIGTLEERGYEITGDTMKRVPRGHDAGHPRADLLRYRSVRAARPLGGDCAQDTSALVGAVLEAAKELEPLLSWLAGHVSVPGSARRGV is encoded by the coding sequence GTGAGCAGAGCATTCAGCGGCTGGACAGAGCAGGCATTCGAGCTGCTTCTGCGGTTGGAGGGCATGCCTTCGCAGGAAGCGCGCGAGAAGCGCCGGAAGGACCGGGAGCGCCTGGTCCGGCAGCCCATGATCGCCCTGCTGAACGATGTGGCCGATGCGGACGGGGCGTACGAGGACTTCTCCGTCTGGGGATTCCGCAAGGACCCGTGGTGGTGGCAGCACCAAGCGGCCGTGATCCGGATCGCACGCAATGTCGAGATCGGTCTGCGTTTCGATCTCGACGGACTGCGGATCAGGGGCGGCTGGAGCTACCCGGATCCCGGGCAGGTCCCGTTGTTCCGTGCGGCAGTTGCCGCACAGGGCAGTGGCCCCGAGCTGGTCCGCGCCATCGGGACACTGGAGGAGCGGGGGTACGAGATCACCGGGGACACCATGAAGCGCGTGCCACGCGGTCATGACGCCGGTCATCCCCGTGCCGACCTGCTCCGGTACCGCTCGGTCCGCGCCGCCCGTCCCCTCGGCGGGGACTGCGCGCAGGACACGTCGGCGCTGGTCGGCGCCGTGCTCGAAGCGGCGAAGGAGCTGGAGCCCCTGCTGTCCTGGCTCGCCGGCCATGTGTCCGTTCCCGGCTCCGCCCGGCGCGGCGTCTAG
- a CDS encoding transglycosylase SLT domain-containing protein, producing the protein MSATGNHRRRKSTSLSRGLIAATTGGAALVLPLIGAGFASAAPAQTVTAENAAVSTVAPVKEKAAQAATPTTYSVVAGDTLSKIAKGYSVSGGWQKLYEDNRATIGANPALILPGMKLTIGAKAAAGASTVNAVAAPATTPAPAASTVKYTNDLDGWIKESLAVMAKNGIPGSYDSIHRNIMRESSGNPRAINNWDSNAAKGTPSKGLLQVIDPTFSAYHVPGTSMDIYDPVANITAACNYAADRYGSIDNVFGAY; encoded by the coding sequence ATGTCCGCAACGGGTAACCATCGTCGTCGCAAGTCCACTTCGCTGTCTCGCGGTCTCATCGCCGCGACCACGGGCGGAGCCGCTCTCGTGCTGCCGCTGATCGGTGCCGGATTCGCCTCCGCCGCTCCGGCGCAGACCGTCACCGCCGAAAACGCCGCCGTGTCCACCGTCGCCCCCGTCAAGGAAAAGGCCGCGCAGGCGGCCACGCCCACCACCTATTCCGTGGTCGCGGGCGACACCCTTTCCAAGATCGCAAAGGGGTATTCCGTCAGCGGTGGCTGGCAGAAGCTGTACGAGGACAACCGGGCGACCATCGGCGCCAACCCCGCGCTGATACTCCCGGGCATGAAGCTGACCATCGGCGCCAAGGCTGCCGCGGGTGCATCCACCGTGAACGCCGTTGCTGCCCCGGCCACCACCCCGGCCCCGGCCGCGTCGACCGTGAAGTACACGAACGACCTGGACGGCTGGATCAAGGAGTCGCTGGCCGTCATGGCCAAGAACGGCATACCCGGCAGCTACGACAGCATCCACCGCAACATCATGCGCGAGTCCTCGGGCAACCCCCGCGCCATCAACAACTGGGACTCCAACGCCGCCAAGGGCACGCCGTCCAAGGGCCTCCTGCAGGTCATCGACCCCACCTTCAGCGCCTACCACGTGCCCGGTACGTCGATGGACATCTACGACCCGGTAGCCAACATCACCGCGGCGTGCAACTACGCCGCCGACAGGTACGGCTCGATCGACAACGTCTTCGGAGCCTACTGA